The following DNA comes from Ignavibacteria bacterium.
TAGGAGTGATAATCAATGGCAATTAATCTTGCAAGTAAATATTCTTCAGCCGTCGACGAACGGTTTAAATTAAAATCTTTAACAGATGCAGCAGTAAACAACAATTATGATTGGGCTGGGGTGAACGCAGTAACCGTTTATTCTATTCCAACAGTTGCACTAGGCGATTATTCTATGACGGGTACAACTCGTTATGGATCAGCAGCGGAATTAGGTAACGTTACTCAAACAATGACACTTACTAAAGATCGTTCTTTCACATTTGTTATCGATAAAAAGAACCAACAAGATACCATGAATGTAATGGAAGCTGGTAAGGCTCTTGCTCGTCAAATTGACGAAGTAATTGTGCCAGAAATCGACACTTATCGTCTATCAACAATGGCTGCAGCTGGTATTACAGCAGGTAATACAGCAACGGTTGCTGTTACTGCTTCGAACGCTTATGTATCCTTGTTAAATGGTGGAGTAGCCCTAGATGAAGACAAAGTTCCACAAGGTGGTCGTATGGCTTTCGTTACACCTACTTTCTACAGTTTGTTAAAACAAGACAATGCTTTCA
Coding sequences within:
- a CDS encoding N4-gp56 family major capsid protein; the protein is MAINLASKYSSAVDERFKLKSLTDAAVNNNYDWAGVNAVTVYSIPTVALGDYSMTGTTRYGSAAELGNVTQTMTLTKDRSFTFVIDKKNQQDTMNVMEAGKALARQIDEVIVPEIDTYRLSTMAAAGITAGNTATVAVTASNAYVSLLNGGVALDEDKVPQGGRMAFVTPTFYSLLKQDNAFIKASELGQQTLINGQVGEVDGVKIVKVPSIYLPTNTAFIITNSIATVAPKKLEDYKIHDNPPGINGNLIEGRIRYDAFVLNNKANAIYVHKTA